A single genomic interval of Litoreibacter ponti harbors:
- a CDS encoding glutathione S-transferase family protein, which translates to MTAKLYCFGESGNAYKAALTLELSGMGWEPVFVDFFKGEARSDAFKAINPMGEVPVLVDGDVTLTQSGVIQQYVVDQTGKLGGAPADKYEVLRWVLWDNHKMSSQAGVTRFLMNFLPEEKRPQEAIKFLQGRLAAAYAVLNAHLDGREWIAGDSMTVADISNAGYLFYEEPFGFNRADWPHIDAWLTRISKTPGWKHPYDLMQRALPA; encoded by the coding sequence GTGACTGCAAAACTCTACTGTTTCGGCGAGAGCGGCAATGCCTACAAGGCGGCCCTGACGCTAGAGCTGTCGGGCATGGGCTGGGAGCCGGTCTTTGTGGACTTCTTCAAGGGCGAGGCCCGCTCGGACGCCTTCAAGGCCATCAACCCGATGGGCGAAGTGCCGGTGCTGGTCGATGGCGATGTGACGCTGACGCAATCGGGCGTGATCCAGCAATATGTGGTCGACCAGACCGGCAAGCTGGGCGGCGCGCCCGCGGACAAGTACGAAGTGCTGCGTTGGGTCCTATGGGACAACCACAAGATGTCCAGCCAGGCCGGTGTCACCCGTTTCCTGATGAACTTCCTGCCCGAGGAAAAGCGCCCGCAAGAGGCGATCAAGTTCCTGCAGGGCCGTCTGGCCGCGGCCTATGCGGTGCTCAACGCCCATCTCGACGGGCGTGAGTGGATCGCGGGCGACAGCATGACCGTCGCCGATATCTCGAACGCGGGCTACCTGTTCTACGAAGAACCCTTCGGCTTCAACCGCGCCGACTGGCCCCATATCGACGCGTGGCTGACCCGCATCTCCAAGACGCCGGGCTGGAAGCATCCCTATGATTTGATGCAACGGGCGCTGCCTGCATGA